One Lacticaseibacillus rhamnosus genomic window carries:
- the coaA gene encoding type I pantothenate kinase, whose amino-acid sequence MQSEMNFYKFDRAEWSQFHSQNFTSVTDAELAQLRSLNDEISLDDVKTIYSPLRHLIHIRYEDYQGDMFTLSRFLGMQRNPHTPFIIGIAGSVAVGKSTTARLLQLLLSRAYPDKRVQQITTDGFLYPNAELERRGILDRKGFPESYDMELLIHFMNNVKNASGVVRAPKYSHQIYDIVPNEYEVIDRPDILIVEGINVLQLPSKQPIYVSDYFDFSIYVDADPVLIEQWYLERFGILLDTAFTDPSNYYYQYAIGNRADAFAMARQVWHDVNLKNLKEYILPTKNRADVILHKTKGHKIDQVSLRKW is encoded by the coding sequence ATGCAATCCGAAATGAATTTCTACAAGTTTGATCGGGCAGAATGGTCACAGTTTCATTCGCAAAATTTTACCAGCGTGACCGATGCCGAGCTGGCGCAATTACGCTCACTGAATGATGAAATCAGCCTCGATGATGTCAAAACCATCTATTCACCATTACGCCACTTGATTCACATTCGCTATGAGGACTACCAGGGCGATATGTTTACCCTGAGCCGTTTTCTGGGCATGCAGCGCAATCCGCACACACCGTTTATCATCGGCATTGCCGGTTCGGTGGCAGTCGGAAAAAGCACCACCGCACGACTGCTGCAATTGCTGTTGAGTCGGGCTTATCCGGATAAACGGGTTCAACAAATTACCACGGATGGCTTTTTATATCCCAACGCGGAACTTGAACGCCGCGGGATTCTGGATCGCAAGGGTTTTCCGGAAAGCTATGACATGGAACTGCTCATTCATTTTATGAACAACGTCAAAAATGCGAGCGGGGTGGTTCGAGCGCCAAAATATAGCCATCAGATTTATGATATTGTTCCAAATGAATATGAAGTCATTGACCGGCCGGATATCCTGATTGTGGAAGGGATTAACGTCTTGCAGCTGCCAAGCAAGCAGCCGATTTATGTCAGTGACTATTTCGACTTTTCCATTTATGTTGATGCGGATCCGGTGTTAATTGAGCAGTGGTACCTGGAACGTTTCGGGATTCTGCTGGACACGGCCTTCACCGATCCAAGCAATTACTACTATCAATACGCCATTGGCAATCGGGCTGATGCATTTGCCATGGCGCGGCAGGTCTGGCATGATGTCAATCTCAAGAACCTCAAGGAATATATCTTGCCCACAAAGAATCGGGCCGACGTCATTTTGCATAAAACAAAAGGACATAAAATTGACCAG
- a CDS encoding C69 family dipeptidase, whose amino-acid sequence MAKRYVGSCTTVLVGKKASIDGSTIIARNEDGESPLHPQKFVYVKPEDQPRHYQSVLSKFSIDLPADPLGYTSTPEAEDGHGIWAAAGINSENVAMTSTETITTNSRVLGVDPLVAEGIGEEDMPTIVLPYIHSAREGVQRLGSLLQQYGTYESNGIAFADKDEVWYFESIGGHHWAAIRIPDDAYVVAPNRFNITDFDFASDDTMSSADLRDLIETYHLNPDPEGYNLRHIFGSATIKDTRYNNPRAWYGQKYFNPEFDTTPIDQDLPFICRTNKKISIEDVKFVESSHYENTPYDVYGSLGTPAQKKLYRPIGINRNQELHILQIRNDVPAAIAGVHWLAFGPNTFNTVVPFYANVTDTPAAYRDTGDKFDVTKMYWLSNLLATFGDYDFSLFKDQEDVFEQKTVAACRHLQLETDKAVQDAKDIQAHLTAVNKKMADLAMTNSNELLGQMVAAAAPNMKLAFKLQD is encoded by the coding sequence TTGGCAAAACGTTATGTCGGCTCCTGTACCACAGTGTTGGTCGGTAAGAAGGCTTCCATCGATGGTTCCACGATCATTGCCCGGAACGAAGATGGCGAATCACCATTACATCCGCAAAAGTTTGTGTACGTTAAACCTGAGGATCAGCCGCGTCATTACCAGTCTGTTTTGAGCAAATTTTCCATTGATCTGCCGGCCGATCCATTAGGGTATACGTCAACGCCTGAAGCTGAGGACGGTCACGGTATTTGGGCGGCTGCAGGGATTAATAGCGAAAACGTGGCGATGACCTCAACTGAGACAATTACCACCAATAGCCGGGTGCTCGGCGTTGATCCGCTTGTAGCTGAAGGCATCGGAGAAGAAGACATGCCAACCATCGTGCTGCCATATATTCACAGTGCGCGTGAAGGGGTGCAACGTCTAGGCAGTCTGCTTCAACAATATGGCACCTATGAAAGTAACGGAATTGCCTTTGCCGACAAGGATGAAGTTTGGTACTTCGAAAGCATCGGCGGCCATCACTGGGCAGCGATCCGCATTCCTGACGATGCGTACGTGGTTGCACCGAATCGCTTCAATATTACCGATTTTGATTTTGCCAGTGATGATACAATGAGCAGCGCCGACCTGCGTGATCTGATTGAGACCTATCACCTCAACCCAGACCCAGAAGGCTACAACTTGCGCCACATCTTCGGCTCGGCCACTATCAAAGACACCCGTTACAACAACCCGCGGGCATGGTACGGCCAAAAGTATTTCAATCCGGAATTCGACACCACGCCAATCGATCAGGATCTTCCGTTTATCTGCCGCACTAACAAAAAGATCAGTATCGAAGACGTGAAGTTTGTCGAAAGTTCCCACTACGAAAACACGCCATACGATGTTTACGGTTCGCTTGGCACGCCGGCGCAGAAAAAGCTGTACCGGCCGATCGGGATCAACCGTAATCAGGAACTTCACATTTTGCAAATTCGTAACGATGTGCCTGCTGCAATTGCAGGTGTTCACTGGTTGGCATTTGGCCCGAACACCTTCAACACAGTGGTTCCGTTTTATGCTAACGTTACCGATACACCGGCAGCATACCGCGACACCGGCGATAAGTTCGATGTCACCAAAATGTATTGGCTCAGTAATCTGCTGGCAACGTTTGGCGACTACGACTTTTCATTGTTCAAAGATCAAGAAGATGTGTTTGAGCAAAAGACTGTGGCTGCTTGCCGTCATCTGCAACTTGAAACGGATAAAGCAGTGCAGGATGCCAAAGACATTCAGGCACATTTAACCGCTGTTAACAAGAAAATGGCCGATTTAGCCATGACCAACAGCAATGAACTGCTGGGCCAAATGGTTGCCGCCGCAGCTCCGAATATGAAACTGGCCTTTAAGTTACAGGATTAA